CGCCGCCGTAGCCGTCGCCACCGCCCACCACGCCGACGACCAGGCCGAAACCTTTTTGCTCCGCCTGTTGCGGGGGGCCGGCGGCAGCGGCCTGGGCTGCATGCCGTTCAGGAACGACCGCGCCGTCATCCGCCCCCTGCTGGAGGTGAGCCGCCGCGACCTGCTGCGCTACTTGCACGAACGGGGACTTGCCTGGCGGGAGGACAGCAGCAATCTTGACACCACCCTGTTGCGCAACCGGGTGCGCCATGAGCTTTTGCCGCTTTTGGAGACGTACAACCCGTCGGTGATGAAGCGACTGGCGTCAACCGCGTACTTGCTGCGTCAGGACGAGGAGTTGCTGGCCCGGCAGGTCGAGACGGTCTTCGCCGAATTGGTCCTCAGCGACGGCAGCGGTCTCGTGTTCGACGCCGCATCCTGCGGGTGTCAGCCGGAAGGGCTGCGCTTCCGGCTCTACCGGCGGGCGCTGGAACTGCTGACCCGCGACCTGCGTTGCTTCGACAGCACTCATATTCGGCAGCTTGACCGGCTGTTGCTGCACGGTGGCACCGGCGCACGGCTCCCCCTTCCCCGAGGTCTGGTCGCCATCAGAACCGCTGACGGCCTGGTACTCTCCCGCGCCGACGCCGCTTTGGCCTCCCCTCCCCGAGCGACCGAGATCACCGGCCCGGCCCGGTATGATCTCGGTAACGGCCTGAGTCTGCTGGTGGAACTGGCGGCCGTCGCACCGACATCGTCCGACGCCGACGACAGTACAGCCCTGGTGGACCTCGATGCCGCTCCCTTTCCGTGGCAGGTACGCCCCCATGCACGCGACGATCGTCTCTCCCTGCCCGGCGGGGAGGGCAGCCGCAGCGTCGGGCGGCTCATGATCGACCGCAAGGTTCCCCGGCACCTGCGACCGCTGCTGCCACTGCTGCTGTCGGCTGACCAGCCGCTCTGGCTGGCGGGTGTCCGGCGCTCCGGCCACGCCCGCGTCACGGAGCGGACCGGTACCATCGCCAGAATCACCGTTGTCGGCCTGTGCCTCCGGCCGGCTGCCGGCATACGCTCGCACCGGCGGGACGGTCCGGCCGAAGCGCCGTCAAAACTGTTGTGACACCGCCTTCTTTGTGATAATTATTCTTAATTTTCACCA
The window above is part of the Trichlorobacter ammonificans genome. Proteins encoded here:
- the tilS gene encoding tRNA lysidine(34) synthetase TilS is translated as MALIARQVAALRRQVLETLRHHALCAPGDTLIVAVSGGADSVALLDLLATLPDLPLSLVVAHLNHCLRGGESDGDERFVAELAAARGFPFETCRVDVRALAAEQGRSLEEAGRDARYAFFDRLRQQYAAVAVATAHHADDQAETFLLRLLRGAGGSGLGCMPFRNDRAVIRPLLEVSRRDLLRYLHERGLAWREDSSNLDTTLLRNRVRHELLPLLETYNPSVMKRLASTAYLLRQDEELLARQVETVFAELVLSDGSGLVFDAASCGCQPEGLRFRLYRRALELLTRDLRCFDSTHIRQLDRLLLHGGTGARLPLPRGLVAIRTADGLVLSRADAALASPPRATEITGPARYDLGNGLSLLVELAAVAPTSSDADDSTALVDLDAAPFPWQVRPHARDDRLSLPGGEGSRSVGRLMIDRKVPRHLRPLLPLLLSADQPLWLAGVRRSGHARVTERTGTIARITVVGLCLRPAAGIRSHRRDGPAEAPSKLL